From the genome of Deinococcus sp. AJ005, one region includes:
- a CDS encoding P1 family peptidase: MTNSTLTAIPGFRVGHWTDSVGMTGCTVILCPDMGAVASASFLGPSPATREGVLLSPEKKVERVHALLLTGGSAFGLAAASGVVRVLEERGVGHQTPFARVPIVPAAVVYDLGVGDPLARPGEREGELAARSASSDPVPRGRVGAGTGTTAGKYLGGPGTVPGGLGSVMLERYGVSVGALAVVNPIGDVLDERGGVLAGPGTGPGAVSFTPGDVENTTLIAVVTEHTLSKADCRRLADAAQTALGRVIHPSHTYWDGDAAFMLSSCAKPPADPLLLGALVQEAVCAAVRDAVRQANNLSV; this comes from the coding sequence ATGACCAACTCCACGCTGACCGCCATCCCCGGCTTTCGCGTCGGCCACTGGACGGATTCCGTGGGAATGACGGGCTGCACCGTGATCCTTTGCCCAGATATGGGCGCAGTGGCCTCCGCCTCGTTTCTGGGGCCGAGTCCGGCGACGCGTGAGGGCGTGCTGCTGTCGCCTGAGAAGAAGGTGGAGCGCGTTCATGCCCTGTTGTTGACGGGCGGCAGTGCCTTCGGACTGGCGGCGGCGTCCGGTGTGGTGCGCGTGCTGGAAGAGCGCGGTGTGGGTCACCAGACGCCGTTTGCCCGTGTGCCGATTGTTCCGGCGGCGGTGGTCTATGACTTGGGCGTAGGCGATCCTCTGGCGCGTCCGGGTGAACGGGAGGGTGAGCTGGCGGCGCGTTCCGCCTCCAGTGATCCCGTGCCGCGTGGCCGGGTGGGCGCTGGAACGGGGACGACGGCGGGCAAGTACCTGGGAGGCCCTGGCACGGTTCCCGGCGGCCTGGGCAGCGTGATGCTGGAGCGTTATGGCGTTTCCGTGGGTGCACTGGCGGTGGTCAACCCGATTGGCGACGTGCTGGACGAACGCGGTGGCGTGCTGGCCGGGCCAGGAACGGGGCCAGGGGCCGTGTCGTTTACCCCCGGTGATGTGGAGAACACCACCCTGATTGCCGTCGTGACCGAACATACCCTGAGCAAGGCCGATTGCCGACGCTTGGCCGACGCCGCACAAACTGCGCTGGGCCGCGTGATCCATCCCAGCCACACCTACTGGGACGGCGACGCCGCCTTCATGCTCAGCAGTTGCGCGAAGCCGCCCGCTGATCCGCTGCTGCTGGGCGCACTGGTACAGGAAGCCGTCTGCGCGGCGGTGCGTGATGCGGTGCGGCAGGCCAACAATTTGAGTGTGTAA